GCCGATGTGGTAGTAGTTGATCCGCCCCGCAAAGGATGTGACCAAGCCCTCTTAGAAACTATCAGCAAAATGTCCCCGCAGCGAATCGTTTATCTCTCCTGCAACCCGGCTACATTAGCCAGGGATATCAGATTTCTGGCTGAAAATGGCTTTAACCCTGTTGAAGCACAACCTGTGGACATGTTCCCGCAGACAAGCCACGTTGAGAGTATAGTTCTGATGACGTATAGTGGTTTGAAGGGCAAATAAGGCAGGTTGACCACTATATGTAGTGGTTTTGGAGCAAAAAAAGGCCAAAAAAACGGGTCAAAAAGTGCA
The nucleotide sequence above comes from Actinomycetota bacterium. Encoded proteins:
- a CDS encoding 23S rRNA (uracil-5-)-methyltransferase RumA, with the translated sequence ADVVVVDPPRKGCDQALLETISKMSPQRIVYLSCNPATLARDIRFLAENGFNPVEAQPVDMFPQTSHVESIVLMTYSGLKGK